Part of the Mangifera indica cultivar Alphonso chromosome 4, CATAS_Mindica_2.1, whole genome shotgun sequence genome, TACAGAGGACTGCACCTGTCCAAAATAAGCTTACAGAGAGAACCTGCAATATAAGTGGCAGTATATTAAGTACTCAAAGTAAGATATGTTCACACAACTTTACTGCAGTTGTCATTGCAGTAACAGACAAAGTAAATAGCAAAACTTGCCAGCTCACCACAAGAAGCCACCAGCGTCCTCCATCACCCATGCTTGAAGCCACAACACCAGCAGCCCCAAATGACCATATTCCCATCCATAAAAGCATTACTCCCATGAATGCATATGCTACTCTCATTACTTCAGGAAGACCCCAAACCATCTTCACTGCTTTTTGCAGCACCAACATGGTAAATGGAAGTCTATGGAAGAATAATAGTAATCAGAGAAGACTTCAAAGGATCTTGTAATTCCAATTCTGATATTACCACTTCTAACTGTATTAAGAATGTATATTAGACCGTGGGTATCATTGTACCAATTATGCATGCACAATAATTTATCACAGCATCACAACTCTAGAATGGAACATGTTTTCACgtttctaatgattttactaataggtaataaatattaatgtatagaaaattaaatagaattgtTATATTTCACTCTATTAAATGATGAATTGCCAGAGTTTTGAGTCAACTTCtcaatttcttaaaatattgCAACGATTCAAAGATCAGGATTTGGATGATATATTTACTGCACTGCCATACTATCCAAAATTCCTATGATAAATGGATTATTGAGCCATCAactgacaaaaaaattaacatctGACGAACAAAACTATAATGCCTAAGATAAGGCATCCCATTAAAATAAATTCCCCtccccacaaaaaaaaaacttttgctAAAAACCCAACTGTAAAATGAACTGAaaccaaaaaatatgaaatttcacaaACTCATACCTGTCTATAACCGATATAACATACAAGAACTGTATTGCAGCAGCAATTGCAAATGCAACACCCCAGAAAACCTGATCACACCAAAAACATAGGACACTGATGACAGCAAGATAAGTAGTCAAAATGTGCACCGaaaacttcatcatttgatTTGCATGAGAACCAAGTGATAATAACCAAATCCATCCAAGGACAGTCCCAACGCCACCAGCAACCGCGTACATCGGCCAATAAGTTTCTGTCAATCCTGGTTTATTCTCCAATATTCGTTGGGTATATCTATCAATATTAAGCCTATCTGATTTCTTAAATCTATTAATCCCAAGAATCGCTAGAACAAACCCTAAACCAACCAGATGCATTATAAATATTCCTAACCAGAAAACATCGCGCCAATGCCTTGATTCAGTTGTGATCGTTTGACTAGCATCAATACTTCTTCGACTTCTCCCAAcagtctaaaaaaaaaaaattcaaaaaagaaaataagcaaattcaaattcaaaactttttcaTAACTTCACTGAATAACATCTGATTAAAAAAGGGACTCCTCAAAACAATAAATAGAGGgcatatactaaaaaatttggATGTGGAAAGCACTTGCTACATGACATAGCGGCAGTAAGGAATACAGTACTAATTAGGTCAAACCTCAAGTCTATGAACTAAAAGCTTTTGGCCATTCCACAATTTAATTGAAGTAAATACAGTATCAAAAACAGctaaaaaagaatattatctcaataattgaattaaaatatcataaaaacaatTATGAACAGTACAATGAAGTCATTGCTCTTGCAACCACAACCTTCTTCAGGAGATGGataaagaagaggaagagtAAAGTGATTACCTGATCGACGGTGGTGATTGAAGCGGAATCAGAAGTGGAGGAGAAAGACTGAGAGTCGTTCATTGCAAGGACGAAACAGATCAGAGCATTGCTTGGAGAGGATCAAAGCGTAAATAAACTGAAAATATTCGTCAAAGGGGAACAGAGAAACAtaagaaggaagaaagaaaacgTGAAGAATACAGGTGGGTAAAGAGAGACCGAGGTCAATGAAATGAAGCTGCAAGTTAAAACtttctattataaaaattagatttggaGGAGAAAGGAAACCCCAACGGCTAAAAGAGAAAGATTTTAGAGTGGTGCCGCCACTGAGACTGGGGCGCTCACCAACCCCTTTTAACATTTAATACTCAGAATCTGTCTACTGtcttttctaaaattataaataataaacgTACTTATCttgtaacaaattttttatgcatttcttttgtaattattaatgtTTCTAACTTGTTGGTTGATTGGTTTCAGTTCAGATGAAGACTAGTTTGAAGAAGCAGTCTACTTTAGGCCAATCAAAGTCCTTAGTTTATGtttatgttgaaatttcaaTCTCCTTCCTGCGGCTCATTCACATGATTGGGACAGTCAACATTAAATGAGAGTAGTCTTGAGGTTTTACAACCTTAgtaattgaaattgagagaaaatcctaagttaaaagaaagaaaggacttctccattttcaaaaatcataattgttttatatatatatatatatatatatatatatatatatatatatatatatatatatatatatatcttgtgGGACAAGCATTCAAAACTAACTTTGGAACATCAGTTCATTATAAATTGTTCAACATACAACTTAAAGAGAATATAAAGATCATAATTGCTGCCATTATAACTTGTTATGCTCAAAGACTGAAAATTACATACATAAAACCCTCAATCTCAtgcaattaatcaaattaaaagcaCTGGACTGATGTTCTTAAACTTCATACATACAAccttcatataaaatataatgataagCATAATGGAAAATCACGTATATCTTTTTCTCtgcttgaaaaataattttgcgCGTAACGGTTATATCCTCCTTTTGTTCTTCCCATCCCATGAATACCCtaacaaatacaattaatttaCTTTACATGCCACTTCATtctaataataacaaaagcACAGGAGCGGTCTCCACTTATCTCCGTACATTACTCAAAGTGGGTCCACACTCCGTCTTTTACATTTGACCGTTACTCCAAGATGGTTAACATTCCTCTTGACCAAGGCTAAAACCGTCACAAAATGTAAACTGCTACTCTTAACATTTATCTGGTGAGAACCCAACCAAGGAGTTAACCAGATCGAAACTCACACGTGTCCCCTGCTGCTGCACATTCCCAATGATTGACAACGACGACGTCGTTGGAGCAAACGCGAAACAAAACGTTCCACTTGAATCAACTGGTATTAAATAATTCTTCGGTGGCAACCGCAAACTTTTACCATCTGCAAAATGAAACGAAACAGTAGGCACCTGAACGCTACTCTTAGACGACAAATCATAGCACGTGTCGAATAACGACATGCCGCTAGTTGACACCAAATTCTGAGTTCCTTTAACAAACGCATCCCGTAACGAGTTATACGTGTCCGTTTGCAACCGAGTTATCGCCGTTCCGGAGTCGATAATTATCCCTCCGTTACCTGTCTCGTCTATTTTGAATGCTGACTCGGGAATTGAGAGTAACTTACCGCCAACACTGAGTCCCGTTAGCCCGAGATAGTAAAACGTGTCAAGTTCGGGGTTACGGAGTAAAGAAGCAGTAACGACATTCTGAGGAAACGGCGAGTCGAACTCGAGGGTTGACGCTGCGTCAGAATCGCGGTCAACAAGGCAGTAAGAGAAAGAAGTTGCGTTAATCTGAGaagggaaagaaagagagccaCCTCCCAATCCAAGTAGGCCGGCGGCTCCAACAAACAGCCCCTCATTTGTGTGACCGCAGCCAATGGCTAAATTATTAACCTTAGCCGATCCAAGCGTGATAGTTTCAGTGGCGAAATCGCCGACAGTATACGAACCATCTCCGTAAGATACTTCATAGAGACACGTGCCGTTGCGACAGTCGGACTCGTCGAGGGACTTGCATTGTTTGGTGTCGCACGTGAGAGGAGAGTAAGAAGATGAGGAAGTTGGCTCAAAAATGGGGTCGGCTTGCTGGTAGCAGTCGGAGCAGGGTGCGCATTGCAACCAGTTGACGTCACTTCCAGTATCAAGAACCATATACACCTGACTCGGCGGGTTACCGATTCCAACTCGGGAAAAGTACTCTCCACTTCCTTGACTTGATCCCGACACAATGGGACCTTCAAGATCCTCAGGTTGGAATTCCAAGCCGTTATCTAGTGGTCTAAGATCCGACTTGGAGACGCGTTTAATGGCCAGATCTAGCCGAGTTGAGAGAGATCTGACTCTGGCCGAGTCACGCTCGAGTCTGGCTAAAATGAGTGACTTGTAGTCAGTTTGTGAAGTTCCCCAAACCGAAGTTCTTGTTTGTAACTGCAGGGAAAGCTTAGAAGAAGGCGAGTCCACTGAGCCAAAGCTGTGTTCTTGCTCTGTAAAGGCTTGTGTGGTTTTGGGATGGAGCGATAGAAGATTGAACGTATTTTGAATGGAAGCTGAGACATTAAGAATGGTAGTTTTGTAACTCTGTGGACTGGGTCGAGAGTGAACAAAGGGGAAAGTGAACAAGAAGGCAAAGATAAAAAGACGAAGAAGAAGCCACATTTTCGCCATTTGAGAAGGATACTGGTGCGCTGAGTAACAGGGTttttataagaagaaaaataaagaaaggtgatatttaatttatttacttacTTCATTCACGCCGGGCTCGTTTAAGAGATAAAGAAAAGCAGTGTAAGTGGCGGAGAGGCTTTGAATGAATCTAGCCAAAGCTCCTGTTCAAAAGATTCACGACAAAATTTTATTGCACAGATACAACAATATCACTTTTATGTTAACCACTAAACACTCCcattcaacaaacaaaatttgaatgagCCGAAAACTTGAATTCGGGCATCGTGGCATGATTGCCGCTCTCTAATTGCTTTTTTCACTTTACCACTTTGACCATTTTTGGGGCATTATCATAATCACAAGTGATTTGACAAATTAGACTGCTTACCTGAATAAAATGTTGCATTGTCAATATCATGTGATGATTCTTCCGACAGGTTGGTGTTGATCTTGAGACTCAGTGAGACTTTTTGCTTTCAGTCGGTGTGTGG contains:
- the LOC123212956 gene encoding CTL-like protein DDB_G0274487 isoform X5, translating into MNDSQSFSSTSDSASITTVDQTVGRSRRSIDASQTITTESRHWRDVFWLGIFIMHLVGLGFVLAILGINRFKKSDRLNIDRYTQRILENKPGLTETYWPMYAVAGGVGTVLGWIWLLSLGSHANQMMKFSVHILTTYLAVISVLCFWCDQVFWGVAFAIAAAIQFLYVISVIDRLPFTMLVLQKAVKMVWGLPEVMRVAYAFMGVMLLWMGIWSFGAAGVVASSMGDGGRWWLLVVLSVSLFWTGAVLCNTVHVIVSGMVFLVLIHDGRESGSMPPDPLMKSLRYAVTRSLGSICYGSLFTAAIRTLRWGIRGGRSKIGNNECLLCCVDFLFHLVETLVRFFNKYAYVQIAVYGKGFNRSARDAWELFQSTGVESLVAYDCSGAVLLMGTLLGGLITGTCSGIWAYTKSKDRVIMVGSTSMLMGMALTPC
- the LOC123212956 gene encoding CTL-like protein DDB_G0274487 isoform X4 — encoded protein: MNDSQSFSSTSDSASITTVDQTVGRSRRSIDASQTITTESRHWRDVFWLGIFIMHLVGLGFVLAILGINRFKKSDRLNIDRYTQRILENKPGLTETYWPMYAVAGGVGTVLGWIWLLSLGSHANQMMKFSVHILTTYLAVISVLCFWCDQVFWGVAFAIAAAIQFLYVISVIDRLPFTMLVLQKAVKMVWGLPEVMRVAYAFMGVMLLWMGIWSFGAAGVVASSMGDGGRWWLLVVLSVSLFWTGAVLCNTVHVIVSGMVFLVLIHDGRESGSMPPDPLMKSLRYAVTRSLGSICYGSLFTAAIRTLRWGIRGGRSKIGNNECLLCCVDFLFHLVETLVRFFNKYAYVQIAVYGKGFNRSARDAWELFQSTGVESLVAYDCSGAVLLMGTLLGGLITGTCSGIWAYTKSKDRVIMVGSTSMLMGMALKTPC
- the LOC123212956 gene encoding CTL-like protein DDB_G0274487 isoform X3; amino-acid sequence: MNDSQSFSSTSDSASITTVDQTVGRSRRSIDASQTITTESRHWRDVFWLGIFIMHLVGLGFVLAILGINRFKKSDRLNIDRYTQRILENKPGLTETYWPMYAVAGGVGTVLGWIWLLSLGSHANQMMKFSVHILTTYLAVISVLCFWCDQVFWGVAFAIAAAIQFLYVISVIDRLPFTMLVLQKAVKMVWGLPEVMRVAYAFMGVMLLWMGIWSFGAAGVVASSMGDGGRWWLLVVLSVSLFWTGAVLCNTVHVIVSGMVFLVLIHDGRESGSMPPDPLMKSLRYAVTRSLGSICYGSLFTAAIRTLRWGIAVYGKGFNRSARDAWELFQSTGVESLVAYDCSGAVLLMGTLLGGLITGTCSGIWAYTKSKDRVIMVGSTSMLMGMALMGLAMVVVESAVTSIYICYAEDPLLIYRWDAEFFNQMSETLHQRLQYRSARAREVLTHNHLSGHAHTQVTLSV
- the LOC123212956 gene encoding CTL-like protein DDB_G0274487 isoform X2, whose product is MNDSQSFSSTSDSASITTVDQTVGRSRRSIDASQTITTESRHWRDVFWLGIFIMHLVGLGFVLAILGINRFKKSDRLNIDRYTQRILENKPGLTETYWPMYAVAGGVGTVLGWIWLLSLGSHANQMMKFSVHILTTYLAVISVLCFWCDQVFWGVAFAIAAAIQFLYVISVIDRLPFTMLVLQKAVKMVWGLPEVMRVAYAFMGVMLLWMGIWSFGAAGVVASSMGDGGRWWLLVVLSVSLFWTGAVLCNTVHVIVSGMVFLVLIHDGRESGSMPPDPLMKSLRYAVTRSLGSICYGSLFTAAIRTLRGGRSKIGNNECLLCCVDFLFHLVETLVRFFNKYAYVQIAVYGKGFNRSARDAWELFQSTGVESLVAYDCSGAVLLMGTLLGGLITGTCSGIWAYTKSKDRVIMVGSTSMLMGMALMGLAMVVVESAVTSIYICYAEDPLLIYRWDAEFFNQMSETLHQRLQYRSARAREVLTHNHLSGHAHTQVTLSV
- the LOC123213392 gene encoding protein ASPARTIC PROTEASE IN GUARD CELL 1-like, with translation MAKMWLLLRLFIFAFLFTFPFVHSRPSPQSYKTTILNVSASIQNTFNLLSLHPKTTQAFTEQEHSFGSVDSPSSKLSLQLQTRTSVWGTSQTDYKSLILARLERDSARVRSLSTRLDLAIKRVSKSDLRPLDNGLEFQPEDLEGPIVSGSSQGSGEYFSRVGIGNPPSQVYMVLDTGSDVNWLQCAPCSDCYQQADPIFEPTSSSSYSPLTCDTKQCKSLDESDCRNGTCLYEVSYGDGSYTVGDFATETITLGSAKVNNLAIGCGHTNEGLFVGAAGLLGLGGGSLSFPSQINATSFSYCLVDRDSDAASTLEFDSPFPQNVVTASLLRNPELDTFYYLGLTGLSVGGKLLSIPESAFKIDETGNGGIIIDSGTAITRLQTDTYNSLRDAFVKGTQNLVSTSGMSLFDTCYDLSSKSSVQVPTVSFHFADGKSLRLPPKNYLIPVDSSGTFCFAFAPTTSSLSIIGNVQQQGTRVSFDLVNSLVGFSPDKC